GTATTGGAACTAAAAATTCGGCTTATTAAAATAAAACCGTAGATCAGTAAAACAGAAATTACGGCTACAGCGGTTAGTGAGATGATTTTTTTTAATTTCAAAGCTATTAGTTTAAATGTTTTTATTGATTAACTGAAAAATTGCTTCGTCATGATAGTGGTTATTCAGCAAAATCCAGTCTTTTTTGATTCCTATTTTCTCGAAACCAAATTTAGTAAAAAGTGCTATACTTGCTTCATTATTTGTACTAATATTTGCATAAAGTTGGTGTAGATTCAAATTAAAAAAAGAGTACTTTATTAAAAGCTCTAATGCCTCAGAACCAATATTTTGTCCTCTGTTTTCATTTTTCTGAATAACAATACCAATTCCGGCTCTGTTGTTTCTGGGATCAAATTCAAATAAATCGATCAATCCAATTGCCGGAAAATCTACATCCTGACATATTGCCAGACGCAATTGTTTGGCTTCATAAATATCCTGTTGTGCATTTTCAAGATACTGCCTAATCAAAAAACGGCTATATGGAGTATTCGTATTACTGACTTCCCAAATACTCTGATCATTTTCCATTCCGTACACAAATTCTAAATCTTCTGGTTCCAGTGCACGTAAATATATAGTATCGCCTTTTAATGTTATCATTTATTTTTTGATTTATATAGTCATCGTTATAACACGCTTAAATAGTAAGAAAATATCTTATAATGTCTTCAAAAATAGCTTAATCCTTATAAAATTTATTTTAGTATTTTGCCTGTCTGAAACACAAAAATACGAAGATTAATTAATGAAATGTTAATCAGTGTTAAAGAGAGTTAAACCATTTTTCTAAATAATTTTTTGGCATAATTTTACGTTAGATATCATTATAAAAAATACCTAAATAACTTAAAACATAAAACACTAA
The sequence above is a segment of the Flavobacterium sp. genome. Coding sequences within it:
- a CDS encoding GNAT family protein; translated protein: MITLKGDTIYLRALEPEDLEFVYGMENDQSIWEVSNTNTPYSRFLIRQYLENAQQDIYEAKQLRLAICQDVDFPAIGLIDLFEFDPRNNRAGIGIVIQKNENRGQNIGSEALELLIKYSFFNLNLHQLYANISTNNEASIALFTKFGFEKIGIKKDWILLNNHYHDEAIFQLINKNI